One genomic window of Camelina sativa cultivar DH55 chromosome 5, Cs, whole genome shotgun sequence includes the following:
- the LOC104785770 gene encoding mitochondrial import inner membrane translocase subunit TIM17-2, translating into MGTPETSREPCPDRILDDIGGAFGMGAVGGSAFHFIKGSYNSPKGSRFVGGTQSVSMNAPRTGGSFAVWGGLFSTFDCSMVYLRQKEDPWNSIIAGAATGGFLSMRQGLGAASRSAVFGGVLLALIEGAGIMLNKLLSQPQHMMMEEPVPGMPPGMPGMQGVPGMQGMQGMPGMQGRAGMQMGQMQNQAQMMSESQNQNTASSSSSSSWFGGLFGKKNEEVQPGSGSKTEVLESFDAPPVPSFEYK; encoded by the coding sequence ATGGGAACACCAGAGACATCTCGAGAGCCATGCCCTGACCGTATCCTTGATGATATCGGTGGTGCTTTTGGTATGGGAGCTGTTGGAGGATCTGCTTTTCATTTCATTAAAGGGTCTTACAACTCTCCCAAAGGTAGTCGCTTTGTTGGAGGAACACAATCAGTGAGCATGAATGCTCCTCGTACTGGAGGCAGTTTTGCTGTTTGGGGAGGTTTGTTCTCCACATTTGATTGCTCCATGGTCTACTTAAGGCAGAAGGAGGATCCTTGGAACTCCATCATTGCTGGTGCTGCAACTGGAGGGTTTCTGTCCATGCGACAAGGGTTGGGCGCTGCTTCTAGATCAGCTGTTTTTGGAGGTGTTTTGCTTGCTTTGATTGAAGGAGCTGGTATCATGTTGAACAAGCTACTCTCTCAGCCTCAGCATATGATGATGGAGGAGCCTGTCCCTGGCATGCCTCCTGGTATGCCCGGAATGCAAGGAGTGCCTGGAATGCAAGGAATGCAAGGAATGCCTGGAATGCAAGGAAGGGCTGGAATGCAAATGGGGCAGATGCAGAATCAAGCACAGATGATGTCAGAGAGTCAAAACCAGAATACAgcttcgtcatcatcatcatcatcatggttTGGAGGTCTTTTTGGTAAGAAAAATGAGGAGGTGCAACCAGGCAGCGGAAGTAAAACAGAGGTGTTAGAGAGTTTTGATGCTCCTCCAGTGCCATCATTTGAGTACAAGTAA
- the LOC104788939 gene encoding uncharacterized protein LOC104788939, producing the protein MIRDCGFLDFPFIGDCLSWRGWRDKKPIRCRLDRALGNEDWHDLFPDTVTEYLPMIASDHKPLVVKIGAKRPRGNRSFMFDRRWIGKTGLMDAIASGWDGGLDQVSDTFTYKIVNCRKTISQWRKSQVPYGRETIDDLKRQLEVALADDSIPPATISDLQSRLRQAYGDEEIYWYQKSRSKWMRLGDKNSKYFHALTKQRRARNRINGLFNKDDIWSTEDVGICNTAVSYFEDLFTSTNPTNFEEVLREVQTVITAEDNERLTRPATEVEVKSALFMMHPDKAPGSDGMTALFFQKAWGIVKTDLVDLVNRFLVEGVFDKGXFLMETKQPSPILEKFVGHFGYKNLKTIDPIGCSGGMALFYNQDDFQVSVLFESNRLIDIEAVFKGRIIHLTFVYGDPVPNKRDLVWERILRISANRSTPWFLVGDFNELTGNHEKRGGGKLRHPSSFLAFNGMIRDCGFLDFPFIGDCLSWRGWRDKKPIRCRLDRALGNEDWHDLFPDTVTEYLPMIASDHKPLVVKIGAKRPRGNRSFMFDRRWIGKTGLMDAIASGWDGGLDQVSDTFTYKIVNCRKTISQWRKSQVPYGRETIDDLKRQLEVALADDSIPPATISDLQSRLRQAYGDEEIYWYQKSRSKWMRLGDKNSKYFHALTKQRRARNRINGLFNKDDIWSTEDVGICNTAVSYFEDLFTSTNPTNFEEVLREVQTVITAEDNERLTRPATEAEVKSALFMMHPDKAPGSDGMTALFFQKAWGIVKTDLVDLVNRFLVEGVFDKGLNRTHICLIPKVAKPTRMAELRPISLCNVGYKIISKVLCQRLKGVLPGLISETQSAFVPGRLISDNILIAQEMFHDLRTNPSCKGKFMAIKTDMSKAYDRVEWDFVAALLQKMGFAESWVSWIMVCITSVEYRVLINGQPNGLIVPERGLRQGDPLSPYLFILCTEVLIANIRKAERDKLITGIKVANKCPPITHLLFADDSLFFCKADRGQCQVILDILKKYESVSGQQINFSKSSVQFGHKIDDQTKTELQGVLGIMTLGGMGSYLGLPESLGGAKTKVFSFARERIQSRTNGWTANLLSKGGREVMIKSVATAVPTFVMSCFRLPKTITSKLTSAVANFWWSTNGQSGGMHWLAWEKLCVSKQLGGLGFRNVDDFNSALLAKQLWRLIDAPESLFARVFKSRYYRNTNPLDPIRSYSPSYGWRSICSARSLVNKGLIKRVGSGDTISIWSDPWVPAQFPRPAVSKGPLKDHYLQMNHLIDRQTNTWRMDMLNEHFDPLDVALIRAIPLGGNQKDDPFGWHFTKTGKYTVKSGYHTARHGVVRTFAATGSGPDITPLLASVWRARCPPKIQHFMWQVWALAHVPVGPISFPTESVYANVDHFLGKQNPGAHVAAFPWLMWFIWKARNARVFDNIVDRPEDIVKVAEGEAAAWQQAQEEDAPLTTIPVVSGIPVRVATASLPLVFSGYRYFTDGSWKAGDLYTGAGWCCTSAQTALPFLGAKNFRQSLSPLHAEVEAFLWAMRCMIGHDFRDVAFYTDCSDLVKMVSSPSDWPAFSATSSPTLLLFSHYAPIPEVVVTHTLPTVTLP; encoded by the exons ATGATTCGggattgtggttttttggaTTTTCCTTTTATTGGTGATTGTTTGTCTTGGAGGGGTTGGCGGGATAAAAAACCTATTCGATGTCGGCTGGACAGGGCTTTAGggaatgaggattggcatgattTGTTTCCAGACACGGTGACGGAGTACTTACCAATGATAGCCTCTGATCATAAGCCTCTAGTGGTTAAAATTGGGGCTAAAAGGCCTCGGGGGAACAGGAGTTTCATGTTTGACCGCCGCTGGATTGGTAAGACGGGGCTGATGGATGCGATCGCATCAGGGTGGGACGGGGGTTTGGATCAGGTTTCAGATactttcacctataaaattgtGAATTGTCGAAAGACAATTTCTCAGTGGCGTAAATCACAAGTCCCATACGGTCGGGAAACCATTGACGATTTAAAGAGACAGTTGGAGGTGGCTCTAGCGGATGATTCAATTCCTCCTGCTACAATTTCGGATTTACAGAGTCGTTTACGTCAGGCTTATGGGGATGAAGAGATTTACTGGTATCAAAAAAGTCGGAGTAAATGGATGCGATTGGGGGATAAAAATTCAAAGTATTTTCATGCTTTAACAAAGCAGAGACGGGCTCGTAATCGGATTAATGGTTTGTTTAATAAGGATGACATCTGGTCAACTGAGGATGTGGGTATTTGTAATACGGCGGTATcatattttgaggatttgtttacTTCAACAAACCCGACCAATTTTGAGGAGGTCCTACGGGAGGTCCAGACGGTGATTACAGCTGAGGATAATGAGCGGTTGACAAGACCCGCAACGGAGGTTGAGGTCAAGTCTGCcttatttatgatgcatccggatAAAGCACCTGGCTCAGATGGAATGACAGctctattttttcaaaaagcATGGGGTATAGTTAAGACGGATCTTGTAGATTTGGTTAATAGATTTCTGGTGGAAGGAGTTTTTGACAAGGGTCNGTTCCTCATGGAAACTAAACAACCATCACCTATTCTAGAAAagtttgttggtcattttgggtataagaatttaaaaacaatAGATCCTATTGGCTGTAGTGGTGGTATGGCTCTGTTCTATAATCAGGATGATTTTCAGGTCTCGGTTTTATTTGAGTCAAACAGGTTAATCGATATTGAAGCGGTTTTCAAAGGGCGGATAATTCATTTAACTTTCGTTTATGGAGATCCTGTCCCCAACAAACGGGATCTGGTGTGGGAACGTATTTTAAGAATAAGTGCTAACCGGTCCACCCCTTGGTTTTTGGTTGGGGATTTTAACGAGCTGACAGGAAACCATgaaaaaagggggggggggaagtTACGTCATCCTTCCTCTTTTCTCGCTTTTAACGGGATGATTCGggattgtggttttttggaTTTTCCTTTTATTGGTGATTGTTTGTCTTGGAGGGGTTGGCGGGATAAAAAACCTATTCGATGTCGGCTGGACAGGGCTTTAGggaatgaggattggcatgattTGTTTCCAGACACGGTGACGGAGTACTTACCAATGATAGCCTCTGATCATAAGCCTCTAGTGGTTAAAATTGGGGCTAAAAGGCCTCGGGGGAACAGGAGTTTCATGTTTGACCGCCGCTGGATTGGTAAGACGGGGCTGATGGATGCGATCGCATCAGGGTGGGACGGGGGTTTGGATCAGGTTTCAGATactttcacctataaaattgtGAATTGTCGAAAGACAATTTCTCAGTGGCGTAAATCACAAGTCCCATACGGTCGGGAAACCATTGACGATTTAAAGAGACAGTTGGAGGTGGCTCTAGCGGATGATTCAATTCCTCCTGCTACAATTTCGGATTTACAGAGTCGTTTACGTCAGGCTTATGGGGATGAAGAGATTTACTGGTATCAAAAAAGTCGGAGTAAATGGATGCGATTGGGGGATAAAAATTCAAAGTATTTTCATGCTTTAACAAAGCAGAGACGGGCTCGTAATCGGATTAATGGTTTGTTTAATAAGGATGACATCTGGTCAACTGAGGATGTGGGTATTTGTAATACGGCGGTATcatattttgaggatttgtttacTTCAACAAACCCGACCAATTTTGAGGAGGTCCTACGGGAGGTCCAGACGGTGATTACAGCTGAGGATAATGAGCGGTTGACAAGACCCGCAACGGAGGCTGAGGTCAAGTCTGCcttatttatgatgcatccggatAAAGCACCTGGCTCAGATGGAATGACAGctctattttttcaaaaagcATGGGGTATAGTTAAGACGGATCTTGTAGATTTGGTTAATAGATTTCTGGTGGAAGGAGTTTTTGACAAGGGTCTAAATCGAACTCATATTTGTCTTATCCCGAAGGTGGCCAAGCCAACTCGAATGGCAGAATTACGTCCGATTAGTCTGTGTAATGTTGGCTATAAGATCATATCTAAGGTTTTATGCCAGCGACTAAAAGGGGTTTTACCTGGCCTTATATCTGAGACTCAATCGGCTTTCGTCCCAGGTCGGCTGATTTCCGATAATATCCTTattgctcaagagatgtttcacgACTTACGCACAAACCCGTCTTGTAAAGGGAAATTTATGGCCATCAAAACAgacatgagtaaggcatatgataggGTTGAGTGGGATTTTGTGGCAGCTTTGCTACAGAAGATGGGTTTTGCAGAGTCATGGGTTTCATGGATAATGGTTTGTATCACTTCGGTAGAGTACCGGGTTCTTATTAATGGCCAGCCAAATGGTTTGATAGTTCCAGAGAGAGGGTTGCGCCAGGGGGATCCCCTCTCcccttatttgtttatcttatgcACAGAAGTTTTAATTGCTAATATACGGAAAGCAGAGAGGGATAAACTTATTACAGGGATAAAAGTGGCAAACAAATGCCCGCCCATTACGCATTTGTTATTTGCCgatgatagtcttttcttctgtaaGGCGGACAGAGGACAATGTCAGGTTATTTTAGATATTCTGAAAAAGTATGAGTCAGTTTCGggtcaacaaattaatttttcaaaatcttctgtCCAATTCGGGCACAAGATTGATGATCAGACAAAAACCGAGCTCCAGGGTGTCCTCGGGATCATGACTTTGGGTGGCATGGGGTCATACCTAGGGTTACCCGAAAGTTTGGGTGGGGCAAAGACAaaggttttctcttttgctcGGGAACGGATTCAGAGTCGGACAAATGGTTGGACGGCAAATTTGCTGTCCAAAGGGGGAAGGGAAGTGATGATAAAATCTGTTGCTACTGCTGTTCCAACGTTTGTGATGTCGTGTTTTCgtttaccaaaaacaattacatccaAGCTTACCAGTGCggtggcaaatttttggtggagtactAATGGTCAGTCAGGGGGAATGCATTGGCTTGCCTGGGAGAAATTATGTGTAAGCAAACAGTTGGGTGGTCTAGGTTTCAGGAATGTGGATGACTTTAATTCGGCATTACTGGCTAAGCAGTTATGGCGTCTCATAGACGCTCCAGAATCGCTGTTTGCTAGGGTTTTTAAAAGTCGGTATTATCGGAATACGAATCCTTTGGATCCGATAAGGTCATACTCTCCCTCCTATGGATGGAGGAGTATAtgttctgctcgctctctggtaaataaagggcttattaaacgggttggctcTGGGGACACCATTTCTATATGGTCTGATCCTTGGGTACCAGCTCAATTCCCTAGACCAGCTGTCAGTAAGGGTCCGTTAAAGGATCATTATCTTCAAATGAATCATTTAATTGATCGACAAACTAATACTTGGCGTATGGATATGCTtaatgagcattttgatccactTGATGTTGCATTGATAAGGGCTATACCATTGGGTGGTAACCAAAAGGATGATCCTTTCGGTTGGCATTTCACAAAAACAGGAAAGTACACAGTCAAATCAGGCTATCACACTGCACGTCATGGTGTGGTTCGGACTTTTGCAGCCACTGGTTCAGGCCCGGACATTACCCCTCTACTCGCTAGTGTGTGGAGGGCCCGTTGCCCACCCAAgattcaacattttatgtggcag GTTTGGGCCCTAGCACATGTACCGGTGGGACCAATTTCCTTCCCGACAGAATCTGTGTATGCGAATGTAGATCATTTTTTAGGGAAACAGAACCCTGGGGCTCATGTTGCGGCTTTCCCATGGCTTATGTGGTTtatttggaaagcaaggaatgcACGTGTTTTTGACAATATTGTCGATCGGCCGGAGGATATTGTAAAGGTAGCAGAGGGAGAAGCTGCAGCGTGGCAGCAGGCTCAGGAAGAGGATGCTCCACTGACAACTATTCCAGTAGTTTCGGGGATACCAGTTAGGGTGGCTACTGCTTCCCTCCCTTTGGTTTTTTCGGGATACCGCTACTTCActgatggatcttggaaagcaGGGGATTTGTATACAGGTGCTGGATGGTGTTGTACCTCGGCCCAGACAGCGTTGCCGTTCTTGGGAGCAAAGAATTTCCGGCAGAGTCTATCTCCATTACATGCTGAAGTTGAAGCGTTCCTTTGGGCGATGCGCTGCATGATCGGGCATGACTTTAGAGACGTGGCTTTCTATACCgactgctcagacttggtgaagatggtgtcttccccttCCGACTGGCCAGCGTTCTCGGC AACCTCCTCCCCCacacttcttctcttttctcactaCGCTCCGATCCCCGAGGTCGTCGTCACACACACACTCCCAACGGTTACTTTaccctaa
- the LOC104785771 gene encoding protein SLOW GREEN 1, chloroplastic-like: MESLGKLQLHQQPNHLSVTHFSSPFPKNISSISFRSLPKSTPSFKYASIKASSSKSQNPNLSFLKSTCVTVTTAAALFLANLHLKPSPAIAAPVTPTPSVESHKQSNGEHYTYQDIERSIEEHLVSHPEDVQCLRGLVEIKIKSQKLTEAIELIDRLLELEPEEKEWPILKANIFIHSGDFDSAKNGFEEIIAKEPLRVEAYHGLVMAYSDSGDELSSVEKRIEEAMVRCKKEKNLKDLRDFKLLVAQIRVVEGKHNEALKLYEELVKEEPRDFRPYLCQGIIYTVLKKEDEAEKKFEKFRRLVPKNHPYRQYFMDNVGATKLYAEKAKSEMAGSKS, encoded by the coding sequence ATGGAGTCTCTAGGAAAGTTACAGCTTCATCAACAACCAAATCACCTCTCTGTCACTCACTTCTCTTCACCTTTCCCAAAAAACATATCCTCCATCTCTTTCAGATCCTTACCCAAATCAACTCCATCCTTCAAATACGCTTCCATCAAAGCTTCCTCATCcaaatctcaaaaccctaatctctcatTCCTCAAATCCACCTGCGTCACCGTCACCACCGCAGCAGCGCTCTTCCTTGCGAATCTCCACCTCAAACCTTCCCCGGCGATTGCAGCTCCCGTCACACCGACGCCGTCTGTAGAATCTCACAAACAGAGTAACGGAGAGCATTACACTTACCAAGACATAGAGAGATCGATCGAAGAGCATCTCGTTTCTCACCCTGAAGACGTGCAATGTCTACGAGGTTTGGTAGAGATAAAGATCAAATCTCAGAAGCTAACAGAAGCAATAGAGTTGATCGATAGGTTGCTTGAACTTGAACCAGAGGAGAAAGAGTGGCCGATTCTTAAAGCTAACATCTTTATTCACAGTGGTGATTTTGACTCTGCTAAAAATGGATTCGAAGAGATTATAGCTAAGGAACCGCTTCGTGTCGAGGCTTACCACGGCTTAGTTATGGCTTATTCAGATTCTGGTGATGAGTTGAGTTCTGTGGAGAAGAGAATTGAGGAAGCAATGGTGAGgtgtaagaaagagaagaatcttAAGGACTTGAGGGATTTTAAGTTACTTGTAGCGCAGATTAGAGTTGTTGAAGGGAAGCATAACGAGGCGTTGAAGCTGTATGAGGAGTTAGTGAAGGAAGAGCCGAGAGACTTTAGGCCGTATCTATGTCAAGGGATTATATATACGGTgttgaagaaggaagatgaggctgagaagaagtttgagaagTTTAGGAGACTTGTTCCTAAGAATCATCCTTACAGACAGTATTTTATGGATAATGTTGGTGCTACTAAGCTCTATGCTGAGAAGGCAAAAAGTGAGATGGCTGGATCAAAGAGTTAA